Proteins encoded by one window of Marixanthomonas sp. SCSIO 43207:
- a CDS encoding phosphatase PAP2 family protein — MIEELVKYDTELFLFLNKLGNTSWDGFWRIVTEKWSSIPIYAVLLYLIYKHYGLKGTLIIFVSVALMITATDQLSNLFKHGIKRPRPCQVESLRETMRYVAERCGRYGYFSAHAASSMAAAVFLGLSLKKWYVYLPFLLLFWSAVVAYSRIYLGVHYPLDIITGMLIGGLLGWGFYKFQIWAQRRFLKDSAV; from the coding sequence ATGATTGAAGAACTAGTAAAATATGACACAGAGTTATTTCTGTTTTTGAATAAACTTGGGAACACCTCCTGGGATGGTTTTTGGCGTATTGTGACCGAAAAATGGTCTTCTATCCCTATATATGCAGTTTTACTTTATTTAATCTATAAACACTACGGATTAAAAGGTACACTCATTATTTTTGTGAGTGTAGCTTTAATGATTACGGCTACCGATCAATTATCAAATTTATTTAAACATGGGATCAAGCGTCCGCGACCTTGTCAAGTAGAAAGTTTACGCGAGACTATGCGATACGTAGCTGAACGATGCGGACGATACGGATATTTTTCAGCCCACGCCGCGAGCTCAATGGCTGCTGCTGTTTTCTTAGGGTTATCACTTAAAAAGTGGTATGTCTATCTTCCGTTTTTGTTATTGTTTTGGTCAGCTGTGGTTGCGTATAGTCGTATTTATCTTGGTGTTCATTATCCATTAGATATTATCACCGGGATGCTTATTGGTGGTTTATTAGGATGGGGTTTTTATAAATTTCAAATTTGGGCACAAAGACGATTTTTAAAAGATAGCGCCGTTTAA
- a CDS encoding DUF1801 domain-containing protein, giving the protein MQSKAKTPQQYINELPEDRKEIMATFRNVILDNLPEGFEEQMTYGMLGYVVPHSRYPDGYHCDPKQPLPFISLASQKNHIALYHSGIYSDTELLNWFKNEWPKYTTNKLDMGKSCIRFKNPKKIPFELMGELTRKMTVDQWIERYESAIKN; this is encoded by the coding sequence ATGCAGTCAAAGGCAAAAACACCTCAACAATATATTAATGAACTTCCTGAAGACCGTAAAGAAATTATGGCAACTTTCAGAAATGTGATTTTAGACAACCTACCGGAGGGTTTTGAGGAGCAAATGACTTATGGTATGTTGGGCTATGTGGTGCCGCATTCTCGCTATCCAGATGGCTATCACTGTGACCCAAAACAGCCACTACCTTTTATAAGCTTGGCATCGCAAAAAAACCATATTGCTTTATATCATTCCGGAATTTATAGTGATACCGAATTACTGAATTGGTTTAAAAATGAATGGCCCAAGTACACTACAAATAAACTTGATATGGGTAAAAGCTGTATTCGGTTTAAAAACCCCAAGAAAATTCCTTTTGAATTAATGGGAGAATTAACTCGCAAAATGACCGTTGATCAATGGATTGAGCGGTATGAAAGTGCCATAAAAAATTAA
- a CDS encoding PPK2 family polyphosphate kinase, whose product MKKFDVSDYRVSSQINMDETPTTVDLDASKDEIKDALKKTRKDLASFQDTMYAHGKYAALICLQGMDTAGKDSLIREVFEEFNSRGVVVHSFKTPSTNELKHDYLWRHYIALPQRGKFGVFNRTHYENVLVTRVHPEYILNENIPGINQVSDIDESFWKNRFKQINSFEKTLTENGTVIFKFFLNISKEEQKYRLLRRLNKKEKNWKFSPGDLKERKLWDDYMKCYEAVLNNTSTAYAPWYIIPSDSKTTARYLVSKILFETMTGFKDIKEPELEPEIQAKISEYKQQLERE is encoded by the coding sequence ATGAAAAAATTTGACGTATCAGATTACAGAGTTTCTTCCCAAATTAATATGGATGAAACTCCTACAACAGTAGACCTAGACGCTTCAAAAGATGAAATTAAAGATGCGCTAAAAAAAACACGTAAAGACTTAGCATCGTTTCAAGACACCATGTACGCACACGGGAAGTATGCCGCGCTAATTTGTTTACAAGGAATGGATACTGCCGGTAAAGATAGTTTGATTCGTGAAGTTTTTGAAGAGTTTAATAGCCGCGGTGTTGTGGTTCATAGCTTTAAAACACCATCAACCAATGAACTAAAGCACGATTATTTATGGCGTCATTATATTGCGCTGCCACAGCGTGGAAAATTTGGTGTTTTCAATCGCACACATTATGAAAACGTCTTGGTAACAAGAGTTCATCCAGAATATATTTTGAATGAAAACATTCCGGGAATTAATCAAGTTTCAGATATAGATGAATCCTTCTGGAAGAATAGATTTAAACAAATAAATTCTTTTGAAAAAACGCTTACAGAAAACGGAACAGTCATTTTCAAATTCTTTTTAAATATCAGCAAAGAAGAGCAAAAATATCGATTGTTGAGAAGACTCAATAAAAAAGAAAAAAACTGGAAGTTTTCACCGGGTGATTTAAAAGAACGCAAACTCTGGGACGACTATATGAAATGCTACGAAGCAGTTTTAAACAACACGTCTACAGCGTATGCGCCTTGGTATATCATTCCCTCAGATAGTAAAACAACAGCACGGTATTTGGTTTCAAAAATTTTATTTGAAACTATGACTGGTTTTAAAGATATTAAAGAACCTGAGCTAGAACCCGAAATTCAAGCAAAAATTTCAGAATACAAACAACAATTAGAGCGTGAATAA
- a CDS encoding MATE family efflux transporter codes for MVLRDYTKEFKYNIKLATPVILGMLGHTVVALVDNIMVGQLGTAELAAVSLGNSFMFVAMSLGIGFSTAITPLVAEADGENNFETGKSSFKHGLFLCTVLAVFLFLILLLAKPLMYIMNQPEEVVDLAMPYLNLVAISIIPLIIFQAFKQFSDGLSMTRYPMYATVVANVVNVILNYIFIFGKLGMPELGVVGAAIGTLASRVIMVGYLWYILSQHYKSRDFVLNIKFFTLSKAMLKKVWNLGVLSAMQMFFEVAIFTSAIWLSGILGKNPQAANQIALNLSSMTFMVATGFSVAAMIRVGNQKGLKRFLELRRITFSIFLLSTLLAVVFAIFFMIFNTALPKLYLDYDNMAEFADNYEVVSIAAKLLLIAAVFQISDTVQVVALGALRGMQDVKIPTLITFIAYWLIGFPISYYLSLYTDYGSAGIWFGLLAGLTASAILLFIRFNYLSKKLITGSVEVQA; via the coding sequence ATCGTGTTACGCGACTATACCAAAGAATTTAAATACAACATCAAACTAGCTACACCTGTAATATTGGGTATGCTGGGACACACCGTTGTGGCATTGGTTGATAATATTATGGTTGGCCAATTGGGAACAGCAGAGTTGGCAGCTGTTTCATTGGGTAATAGTTTTATGTTTGTCGCCATGTCTTTGGGTATAGGTTTTTCTACTGCCATAACACCTTTGGTTGCTGAAGCCGATGGTGAAAATAATTTTGAAACCGGAAAATCTTCTTTCAAACACGGTCTGTTTTTATGTACAGTTTTGGCTGTTTTTTTGTTTTTAATACTTCTGCTAGCCAAGCCACTTATGTATATAATGAACCAACCTGAAGAAGTGGTTGATTTGGCAATGCCATATTTAAACTTAGTAGCTATTTCTATCATACCCTTAATCATTTTTCAGGCGTTTAAACAGTTTAGTGATGGGTTGTCTATGACGCGATACCCTATGTATGCTACTGTAGTTGCCAATGTTGTTAATGTGATTTTAAACTATATTTTTATCTTCGGAAAGTTGGGTATGCCAGAACTAGGTGTTGTTGGAGCAGCCATTGGTACGTTGGCTTCTCGAGTAATTATGGTTGGTTATTTATGGTATATATTATCACAACACTATAAATCACGTGACTTTGTATTAAATATCAAGTTTTTCACACTTTCCAAAGCAATGCTAAAAAAGGTGTGGAATCTAGGTGTACTATCAGCCATGCAAATGTTTTTTGAAGTAGCAATTTTTACTTCAGCAATATGGCTTTCAGGAATTTTAGGAAAAAATCCGCAAGCAGCCAATCAAATAGCCTTAAACCTTTCTTCAATGACTTTTATGGTGGCTACCGGCTTTAGCGTTGCCGCAATGATACGTGTAGGAAATCAAAAGGGACTAAAGCGGTTTTTAGAACTAAGAAGGATTACTTTCTCTATTTTTTTACTGTCAACCTTACTAGCTGTTGTATTTGCAATCTTCTTTATGATATTTAATACAGCGTTACCAAAATTATATTTAGATTATGATAATATGGCAGAGTTTGCCGATAACTATGAGGTGGTTTCTATTGCAGCAAAATTATTGCTTATTGCAGCTGTTTTTCAAATTTCAGACACAGTACAAGTTGTTGCTTTAGGTGCGTTGCGAGGGATGCAAGATGTTAAAATACCTACACTTATCACATTTATAGCGTATTGGTTAATTGGTTTTCCTATTTCATATTATTTAAGTTTGTATACAGACTACGGAAGCGCTGGAATATGGTTTGGGTTATTGGCTGGCCTTACAGCATCTGCAATCTTGTTGTTCATTAGATTTAATTACCTTTCAAAAAAGTTAATAACTGGCAGCGTTGAAGTGCAAGCGTAG
- a CDS encoding YqjF family protein produces the protein MSFLTAEWRRLAFANYEVSPRVLQKYLPAHTELDSFNGTYYASLVGFMFKNVKLLGVKVPYHVNFEEVNLRFYVRYKSETGWKRGVVFVKEIVPKPAVTFIANTIYNERYETQKMHHVWQTKDDKLLTEYHWTQKNKKQFFKLETETRAHSLQPNSKDEFITEHYWGYGKQSKTKTTEYQVTHPQWDIYKVTKHDIQVDFGLNYGADFAFLNSVKPTSLMLAEGSPITIESKNTIV, from the coding sequence ATGAGTTTTTTAACTGCAGAATGGAGACGATTGGCATTTGCCAATTATGAAGTTTCACCAAGGGTGTTACAAAAATACCTGCCTGCTCATACCGAGCTAGACTCTTTTAACGGTACATACTACGCAAGTCTGGTTGGGTTTATGTTTAAAAATGTAAAGCTGTTGGGTGTAAAAGTGCCGTATCATGTAAACTTTGAAGAAGTTAATTTACGTTTTTATGTTCGCTATAAATCTGAGACCGGCTGGAAACGAGGGGTCGTTTTTGTAAAAGAAATAGTTCCCAAACCTGCAGTAACTTTTATTGCAAATACTATATATAATGAGCGGTACGAAACTCAAAAAATGCATCATGTTTGGCAAACAAAAGATGACAAACTACTAACAGAGTATCACTGGACTCAAAAAAATAAAAAACAATTTTTTAAACTAGAAACCGAAACAAGAGCTCATTCTTTACAACCAAATTCAAAAGATGAATTTATAACTGAACATTACTGGGGTTACGGTAAACAAAGCAAAACAAAGACTACAGAATATCAAGTTACCCACCCGCAATGGGATATTTATAAAGTAACAAAGCATGATATTCAAGTAGATTTTGGTCTAAATTATGGGGCTGATTTTGCTTTTTTAAATTCAGTCAAGCCTACATCATTAATGCTGGCAGAAGGCTCTCCAATTACTATTGAAAGCAAAAATACAATAGTATAA
- a CDS encoding glycosyltransferase family 39 protein: MKVERIHIILLILVCFVIFFVNLDAIFVNIMEARNFTTAREMLHDGNWLLTTLNGEPRYQKPPLPTWLTAISGAVFGLKNIWALRLPAALITVMLVVFNYKLAFKLTKNRAYAFIGSLILATSFYIIFSGRNGQWDIFTHGFMMVCIYQLVLFFTSEEKKYTHSLLAALFFGFSFMSKGPVSLYALLLPFLIAFGIVYKYRNIRSRIFPLVLFLITALLVSGWWHWYTYTFDTQDVLKITQKETSNWTSYNVRPFYYYWSFFTQSGVWTIPAFVGLLYPYLKNRVFNKKAYLFTFLWTMLSVVLLSIIPEKKSRYLLPVLIPLALNTGFYIEYLFRKFSEITDKRETIPVYFNFGLIACIGIVFPIGGYIFLGAEALSGHWVWYVLLSIALVSIGILMFKKLIQKKIKSVFYLTIAFIASIICFGMPLAKTLTINPEYKSLAELNDWQEKTQIPVYELTYFTPEMIWEYGKPIEVLQKDTGLKIPEEQVFGILVAETDKDLFQKKFKEFTVEKVTRYDMNPNGPDSKSHRSRLYRDLYLIKK; this comes from the coding sequence TTGAAAGTTGAACGAATTCATATTATACTCCTTATTCTGGTTTGCTTTGTTATTTTCTTTGTAAACCTAGACGCCATTTTTGTTAACATAATGGAGGCACGTAACTTTACAACCGCGCGTGAAATGTTACACGACGGCAATTGGTTGCTCACTACATTAAATGGAGAACCTCGCTATCAAAAACCTCCCTTACCTACTTGGTTAACTGCAATTTCAGGAGCTGTTTTTGGACTAAAAAATATTTGGGCGCTTCGGTTACCGGCTGCTTTGATTACGGTGATGCTGGTAGTATTCAATTATAAACTTGCTTTTAAATTAACTAAAAACAGAGCTTATGCTTTTATAGGGTCGCTTATTTTAGCCACTTCATTTTACATCATATTTTCCGGAAGAAACGGCCAGTGGGATATATTCACACACGGTTTTATGATGGTTTGTATCTATCAGCTCGTTCTCTTTTTTACATCTGAAGAAAAAAAATATACCCATAGCCTTTTAGCTGCTTTGTTTTTTGGTTTCTCTTTTATGAGCAAAGGTCCTGTGTCACTATACGCCTTGTTACTACCATTTTTAATTGCATTTGGTATTGTCTATAAATACAGAAACATACGATCTCGTATTTTTCCGTTAGTTCTTTTTTTAATCACCGCTCTGTTGGTGTCTGGTTGGTGGCATTGGTACACCTATACTTTTGACACACAAGATGTGCTTAAAATAACTCAAAAAGAAACTTCAAACTGGACAAGCTATAACGTACGGCCCTTTTATTATTATTGGAGCTTCTTTACTCAAAGTGGGGTTTGGACAATCCCTGCGTTTGTAGGGTTATTATATCCATATTTAAAAAATAGAGTTTTTAATAAAAAAGCCTATTTATTTACTTTTTTATGGACTATGCTCTCTGTGGTTTTACTATCAATCATTCCTGAAAAAAAATCACGGTATTTACTACCTGTTTTAATTCCATTAGCTTTAAATACCGGTTTTTATATTGAATATTTGTTTAGAAAATTTTCTGAAATCACAGATAAAAGAGAAACAATACCTGTGTATTTTAATTTTGGATTGATTGCTTGTATAGGAATTGTATTTCCTATTGGCGGTTACATTTTTTTAGGTGCTGAAGCACTTTCAGGACATTGGGTATGGTATGTATTGTTATCCATTGCACTTGTAAGTATTGGAATATTGATGTTCAAAAAGTTAATTCAGAAAAAAATTAAATCTGTTTTTTATTTAACAATCGCTTTCATTGCTTCTATTATTTGTTTTGGGATGCCGCTAGCTAAAACGCTAACCATCAATCCTGAATATAAGAGCTTGGCAGAGTTGAATGACTGGCAAGAAAAAACGCAAATTCCTGTTTATGAACTTACCTATTTTACCCCTGAAATGATTTGGGAATATGGAAAACCAATAGAGGTATTACAAAAAGATACAGGGTTAAAAATTCCTGAGGAGCAGGTGTTTGGCATTCTTGTAGCAGAGACTGATAAAGATTTATTTCAGAAAAAATTTAAGGAGTTTACCGTTGAAAAAGTGACTCGATATGATATGAACCCTAACGGACCGGACAGTAAATCGCACCGTAGTAGGCTCTATCGAGATTTATATTTGATTAAAAAGTAA
- a CDS encoding DUF1853 family protein, with protein sequence MKAPALTFYSEEDTLSFSEEQVDTGFQFPSQLMLGKQAEAMFEYILKQSKRYKLLAANVQIQGTQETLGELDYLIFDTITNNTLHIELACKFYLFDDGLGPTFESKWIGPNRKDTLQEKLDKVKKKQFPLLYTPESLETLKHIQIDFAAIKQQLYIKSFLFVPKDFRKEQLAKRYQDGIVGTYISFSEFSTEETSALYAIPDKKEWLLPPEQITNWVSFSEAKQTIEKLIDTKRAPLVYKKQKNTLDLFFVIWW encoded by the coding sequence ATAAAAGCTCCGGCACTTACTTTTTATTCAGAAGAAGATACGCTTTCCTTTTCTGAAGAACAGGTAGATACAGGCTTTCAATTTCCCTCACAATTGATGTTGGGTAAACAAGCAGAAGCCATGTTTGAGTATATATTGAAACAATCTAAACGATATAAACTACTAGCCGCAAATGTTCAAATTCAAGGTACGCAAGAAACCCTAGGCGAGTTGGATTACCTTATTTTTGATACCATCACAAATAACACCCTGCACATTGAACTAGCCTGTAAGTTTTACCTTTTTGATGATGGCTTAGGACCTACTTTTGAATCTAAATGGATTGGCCCCAACCGGAAAGACACCTTGCAAGAAAAATTGGATAAAGTAAAAAAGAAGCAATTTCCCTTGTTGTATACTCCTGAAAGTTTAGAAACATTGAAGCATATACAAATTGACTTTGCAGCCATTAAACAACAACTGTATATTAAATCTTTTCTATTTGTTCCAAAAGATTTCAGAAAAGAACAACTTGCAAAACGGTATCAAGATGGTATAGTAGGAACTTACATTTCATTTTCAGAATTTAGTACTGAAGAAACAAGTGCTTTGTACGCCATACCCGATAAAAAGGAATGGTTATTACCACCAGAACAAATTACAAACTGGGTATCTTTTTCTGAAGCAAAGCAAACAATCGAAAAGTTAATTGATACTAAAAGAGCTCCTTTAGTTTATAAGAAACAGAAAAACACACTAGATCTTTTTTTTGTGATATGGTGGTAA
- a CDS encoding lipid-A-disaccharide synthase N-terminal domain-containing protein has translation MSDWLIYGIGFLAQLLFSGRLLVQWILSERSRRVVTPSLFWKLSLLASFLLFVYGYLRDDFAIMLGQSLTYFIYIRNLHLQGQWQKSPKWFQLFLLAFPIFIVVYAYNNGEYDIDQLFNNENIPLWLLLLGIFSQLLFTLRFIYQWLYSEKTKTSQLPVGFWRMSVLGASLIVTYAIFRKDPVLFVGHIAGLIIYVRNIFIWKKEQRIES, from the coding sequence ATGAGCGATTGGCTTATTTATGGTATAGGCTTTTTGGCACAACTCTTATTTTCCGGAAGGCTATTGGTACAATGGATTCTTTCTGAACGAAGCAGACGGGTTGTTACACCTTCTCTTTTTTGGAAATTAAGTTTATTGGCTTCTTTTTTATTGTTTGTGTATGGTTATTTACGTGACGACTTTGCTATTATGCTGGGGCAATCATTAACATATTTTATATACATTAGAAATTTGCATTTGCAAGGTCAATGGCAAAAATCGCCTAAGTGGTTTCAATTGTTTTTATTGGCATTTCCTATTTTTATTGTGGTTTATGCGTATAATAATGGCGAATATGATATTGATCAATTATTTAATAACGAAAATATCCCGCTGTGGTTGTTGCTATTGGGTATCTTTTCACAGTTACTATTTACCCTACGCTTTATTTATCAATGGTTGTATTCTGAAAAAACAAAAACCTCACAATTACCGGTAGGTTTCTGGAGAATGAGTGTTCTGGGAGCTTCTTTAATAGTAACCTATGCCATTTTCAGAAAAGATCCGGTATTGTTTGTTGGTCATATTGCAGGGTTAATTATTTATGTAAGAAATATATTCATTTGGAAAAAAGAACAGCGCATTGAAAGTTGA
- a CDS encoding sigma-54 dependent transcriptional regulator: MPKILIIEDEAAIRRVLVKILTEENDTYEVTEAEDGLEGTELIKDKDFDLVLCDIKMPKMDGVEVLESIKKIKPETPIVMISGHGDLDTAVNTMRMGAFDYISKPPDLNRLLNTVRIALDRKELVVENTRLKKKVSKNYQMIGESQAISQIKEMIEKVAPTEARVLITGPNGTGKELVAHWLHQKSDRNKGPMIEVNCAAIPSELIESELFGHVKGAFTNANKDRAGKFEAANKGTIFLDEVGDMSLSAQAKVLRALQENKVQRVGSDKDIKVNVRVIAATNKDLKKEIDEGNFREDLYHRLAVILIKVPPLNERRDDIPLLVDYFSKKIADEHGTSHKKFSDKALKKLKAYDWTGNIRELRNVVERLIILGGSEVSEDDVELFASK, from the coding sequence ATGCCCAAAATTCTTATTATTGAAGACGAAGCAGCCATAAGGCGCGTACTAGTAAAAATACTTACAGAAGAAAATGATACGTATGAAGTTACCGAAGCCGAAGACGGCCTAGAAGGAACAGAGTTAATAAAAGATAAAGACTTTGACCTCGTGCTTTGTGATATCAAAATGCCAAAAATGGATGGGGTAGAAGTACTTGAATCAATAAAAAAGATAAAACCTGAAACGCCTATTGTTATGATTTCTGGTCACGGCGACCTTGATACTGCGGTAAACACAATGCGTATGGGAGCTTTTGATTACATTTCAAAACCACCAGATTTAAATAGGCTATTAAACACAGTACGCATAGCTCTTGACCGAAAGGAGTTGGTAGTTGAAAATACACGTCTTAAGAAAAAGGTGAGTAAAAACTATCAAATGATTGGCGAATCTCAAGCCATATCTCAAATAAAAGAGATGATTGAAAAAGTCGCCCCTACCGAAGCTAGAGTACTTATTACAGGACCTAATGGAACAGGAAAGGAATTGGTTGCACATTGGCTACACCAAAAAAGTGACCGCAATAAAGGCCCTATGATTGAGGTAAATTGTGCTGCAATACCTAGTGAGTTAATAGAAAGTGAACTTTTTGGTCATGTAAAAGGAGCTTTTACAAATGCCAATAAAGACCGTGCCGGTAAATTTGAAGCCGCAAATAAAGGAACTATTTTTTTGGATGAGGTAGGTGATATGAGCCTTTCTGCACAAGCAAAAGTATTGCGAGCTCTACAAGAAAATAAAGTTCAACGGGTAGGAAGCGATAAGGATATAAAAGTTAACGTTCGAGTAATCGCAGCAACCAATAAAGACCTGAAAAAGGAGATAGATGAGGGTAATTTTAGAGAAGATTTATATCATAGGTTGGCTGTAATTTTAATAAAAGTACCCCCTTTAAATGAACGTAGAGACGATATTCCATTACTGGTAGATTATTTCAGTAAAAAAATAGCAGATGAGCACGGCACATCTCACAAAAAGTTTTCAGATAAAGCTTTAAAAAAACTCAAAGCATATGATTGGACCGGCAATATTAGAGAACTTCGCAATGTAGTAGAACGTCTTATAATTTTAGGCGGAAGCGAAGTGAGTGAAGATGATGTAGAGTTATTTGCTTCAAAATAA
- a CDS encoding M20/M25/M40 family metallo-hydrolase: MKKLLTLLLLSLFISQTYAQQTNTKDSLTIRSIYDTALLHGKSYDWLDHLSNEIGGRLSGSLEAEQAVKYTEAELKKLGLDKVWLQPVMVPKWTRGVKEYAYIETAPGLSTTTDVCALGGSVPTPALGLKAEVIEVQGLEDLKNYGKEQIEGKIVFYNRPMQANLINTFEAYGGCVDQRYAGAMEAAKYGAVGVVVRSMNLRQDDLPHAGSMSYGDTPAKDRIPACAISTNGADYLSRALKIKPDLKFYFKQNCKTFDDVQSHNVIGEITGTQYPNKYIVVGGHLDSWDLGDGSHDDGAGCVQSMEVLRLFKEINYKPKHSIRVVLFMNEENGLRGGKKYAEQAKLKNEQHIFALESDAGGFTPRGFSFDTDAENFKQIESWKPLFEPYLIHSFVKGGSGADIGPLKDDKIVLAGLRPDSQRYFDHHHAANDTFDAINKRELDLGGATMASLVYLIDKYGTTTEMTDVKN, translated from the coding sequence ATGAAAAAACTTCTTACGCTACTTCTTTTATCGTTATTTATTTCTCAAACCTACGCACAGCAAACCAATACAAAAGATTCGTTGACCATACGAAGTATCTATGACACAGCCTTATTACACGGAAAAAGTTATGATTGGTTGGATCATCTTTCAAACGAAATTGGCGGCAGATTATCTGGTTCTTTAGAAGCCGAACAAGCCGTTAAGTACACCGAAGCTGAACTTAAAAAATTAGGATTAGACAAGGTTTGGTTACAACCGGTTATGGTTCCAAAATGGACACGTGGTGTAAAAGAATACGCATATATAGAAACTGCTCCAGGTCTTTCAACAACTACAGATGTTTGCGCATTGGGAGGGTCAGTGCCAACACCTGCTTTGGGTTTAAAAGCCGAAGTGATTGAAGTACAAGGACTAGAAGACCTAAAAAACTACGGAAAAGAACAAATAGAAGGTAAAATTGTTTTTTACAATAGACCTATGCAAGCCAATTTAATTAACACCTTTGAAGCCTATGGAGGCTGTGTTGATCAACGCTATGCAGGCGCTATGGAAGCTGCCAAATATGGAGCTGTAGGGGTAGTTGTAAGGTCCATGAATTTACGTCAAGATGATCTGCCTCACGCCGGTTCTATGAGTTATGGAGATACTCCGGCTAAAGATCGAATACCGGCGTGTGCCATAAGCACCAATGGAGCAGATTACTTAAGTAGAGCTCTTAAAATAAAACCCGACCTTAAATTTTATTTCAAACAAAATTGTAAAACTTTTGATGATGTACAATCACATAATGTAATTGGTGAAATCACCGGAACACAATACCCAAATAAGTACATAGTAGTTGGAGGGCATTTAGACTCTTGGGATCTAGGTGATGGCTCGCACGATGATGGCGCAGGTTGTGTACAGTCTATGGAAGTATTACGATTGTTTAAGGAAATTAATTACAAACCTAAACACAGCATTCGTGTTGTATTGTTTATGAACGAAGAAAACGGACTACGAGGTGGAAAGAAATATGCCGAACAAGCAAAGCTGAAAAACGAACAACACATTTTTGCTTTAGAAAGTGATGCCGGAGGTTTTACACCAAGAGGATTTTCTTTTGATACAGATGCTGAAAACTTTAAACAAATTGAAAGCTGGAAACCTTTATTTGAACCTTATTTAATTCACTCTTTTGTAAAAGGAGGTAGCGGAGCCGATATTGGTCCGTTAAAAGATGACAAAATTGTATTGGCAGGATTACGACCAGATTCACAACGTTATTTTGACCATCACCACGCAGCAAACGATACCTTTGATGCTATCAACAAACGAGAATTGGACTTGGGCGGAGCTACTATGGCGAGTTTAGTGTACTTAATTGATAAATACGGTACAACAACAGAGATGACAGACGTCAAAAATTAA
- a CDS encoding glycosyltransferase family 2 protein gives MYEFTIIVPVYNEEENLERVEKELLAYTKIAVKKTSVLLVNDGSSDNSQALIEAICKRNEAFNYISFVENRGLSAAIKAGFDYVETPLLGYIDSDLQTAPEDFNLLLKHIDSYDLVTGVRADRKDTFIKNMSSKIANGIRRTFTHDGMDDTGCPLKVIKSDYAKRIPMFKGLHRFLPAMILLQNGKIIQIPVQHFPRMAGTAKFGVWNRLIGPLMDCFAYLWMKKKYINYQVKSKG, from the coding sequence AACGTGTTGAAAAAGAGCTTCTAGCCTACACCAAGATTGCAGTTAAAAAAACTTCTGTACTATTGGTTAACGATGGCTCATCAGATAACAGCCAAGCATTGATAGAAGCCATTTGTAAACGTAATGAAGCATTCAATTATATTTCTTTTGTAGAAAACCGAGGATTAAGTGCCGCTATTAAAGCCGGTTTTGATTATGTAGAAACACCATTATTAGGGTACATAGATTCAGATTTACAAACAGCTCCTGAAGATTTTAATTTACTACTCAAACATATTGACAGCTATGATTTGGTAACCGGCGTACGAGCCGATAGAAAAGATACATTTATCAAAAATATGTCTTCCAAAATTGCCAATGGAATACGTAGAACATTCACCCACGATGGTATGGATGATACCGGTTGTCCTTTAAAAGTTATTAAGAGCGATTATGCTAAGCGAATTCCTATGTTTAAAGGGTTGCATCGCTTTTTACCGGCAATGATATTGTTGCAAAACGGAAAAATTATTCAAATTCCTGTTCAACATTTTCCGCGTATGGCAGGCACCGCAAAATTTGGCGTATGGAATCGATTAATAGGCCCTTTAATGGATTGCTTTGCTTATCTATGGATGAAAAAAAAGTATATTAACTACCAAGTAAAAAGCAAAGGATGA